A portion of the Sulfuricurvum kujiense DSM 16994 genome contains these proteins:
- a CDS encoding nitrite/sulfite reductase, protein MASETKAERIERIKREKDGLDVISDIYRYAKSGEAIDPEDVDRFKWYGIYTQNRNLQEAEDETQYYMLRVKLEAGYLNAKQVEVLGEISLRFARGSGDITTRQDIQFHWLKIEDLPEILERLAVVGLSVLGASGDCPRNIVSCPVNGIDYHQIDDVRDVVVALNNLYRGNPDFSNLPRKFKIGVSGCNKHCIHHEVQDLAFTAVKNGDELRFSVSVGGGQASNRRIADHIGYVKRRDIVKISEAVARIYRDFGRRDNRSKARLGHLVEEWGVERFACELEKESHVTLERYDGAPFTPYPRRSHFGVGATVQKGYNTIGCALTSGRISGEKLLKLGRILDLYKAEGITLTTTQNFVILNVHTDATEPMIDTLSAVGFHPHPSVFEARTLACTGLNFCKFAVSETKDLAIEVVEYLNHRFPDFDEPVSISINGCPNSCAHPHIVDLGFVGAIVKRGEERLKGFDLIVGGHLEGESSRFAVKTGVKVAADEVAPLVESLIHEFEAGSSNSFGNFLWEKYVYETAVPSTA, encoded by the coding sequence ATGGCGAGTGAAACAAAAGCTGAGCGGATTGAACGTATCAAACGTGAGAAAGACGGTTTGGACGTTATTTCCGACATCTATCGATACGCCAAGAGCGGCGAAGCGATTGATCCTGAAGATGTCGACCGGTTTAAATGGTACGGCATCTATACGCAAAACCGGAATCTCCAGGAAGCGGAGGATGAGACACAGTATTACATGCTTCGTGTCAAACTGGAAGCGGGGTATCTAAACGCAAAACAGGTGGAAGTACTGGGTGAGATATCGCTCCGATTCGCACGAGGCAGCGGCGACATCACGACGCGTCAGGATATACAGTTTCACTGGCTTAAAATCGAAGATTTGCCGGAAATTTTAGAAAGGCTGGCTGTCGTCGGATTAAGTGTCCTCGGAGCCTCCGGAGACTGTCCGCGCAATATCGTCAGCTGTCCGGTCAACGGTATCGATTACCATCAGATCGATGATGTCAGGGATGTGGTCGTAGCGTTGAACAATCTTTATCGGGGGAATCCCGATTTTTCAAATTTGCCGAGAAAGTTCAAAATCGGCGTGAGCGGATGCAACAAACATTGTATCCATCATGAAGTACAGGATCTGGCGTTTACCGCCGTCAAAAACGGCGATGAACTTCGTTTCAGCGTCAGTGTCGGCGGCGGTCAGGCGAGCAATCGGCGCATTGCCGATCATATCGGATACGTTAAACGGCGCGACATCGTCAAAATTTCCGAAGCGGTGGCGCGTATTTACCGAGATTTTGGAAGACGCGACAACCGAAGCAAAGCCCGTTTGGGCCATTTGGTCGAGGAATGGGGTGTTGAACGCTTTGCCTGCGAGCTTGAAAAAGAGTCGCATGTGACCTTGGAGAGATATGACGGAGCCCCGTTTACCCCGTATCCCAGACGCAGTCATTTCGGTGTCGGTGCAACGGTTCAAAAAGGGTACAACACCATCGGCTGTGCGCTCACCAGCGGTCGGATCAGCGGCGAGAAGCTCTTGAAGCTCGGACGAATCCTTGATTTGTATAAAGCCGAGGGGATTACGCTGACGACGACACAAAACTTTGTGATTCTAAACGTTCATACCGATGCGACGGAACCGATGATCGATACTTTGAGTGCAGTGGGATTTCATCCGCATCCTTCGGTTTTTGAAGCGCGTACTTTGGCGTGTACGGGGCTAAATTTTTGTAAATTCGCGGTCAGTGAGACCAAAGATTTGGCGATTGAAGTAGTGGAATACCTCAATCATCGTTTCCCTGATTTTGATGAGCCGGTGAGCATCAGCATCAACGGCTGTCCGAACTCCTGCGCCCATCCGCATATCGTCGATCTTGGATTTGTCGGCGCTATCGTCAAACGCGGTGAGGAACGGCTCAAAGGGTTCGATCTGATCGTAGGAGGGCATCTTGAAGGGGAATCTAGCCGTTTCGCCGTGAAGACGGGAGTTAAGGTTGCCGCGGATGAAGTGGCGCCGTTGGTGGAATCGTTGATTCATGAGTTTGAGGCCGGCAGCAGTAACAGTTTTGGAAATTTTTTATGGGAGAAATACGTTTATGAAACAGCTGTTCCGTCCACTGCTTGA
- a CDS encoding aminotransferase class V-fold PLP-dependent enzyme, whose amino-acid sequence MKQLFRPLLDPGDKLEQIGRNTIGVHKKTYFDFTASGLAYEPIEARIHEVLETYANTHSKEATMAATTDRYYRHAREHLKALLGLDSSFALMPCGCGATGAVKRLQEILGLYIPPATRARYSSLPPTYEMPLVIVGPYEHHSNEISYREALCETVRVGLNASGLVDLEQLEEILKINENREIIGSFCVASNVTGTITPYEQISEILRRYGAIVCFDAAASSPYMNIPCHLYDAMFYSPHKLLGGPGSCGLLAVRRNLFDADAKPTFAGGGTVRYVSRTSHYFVDGIEDREDAGTPGILQLIRASLAYQLRNELGFGWIAARKKCLYERFVDGLKEIEGSTCYGCRKAENIGIVSFNVKGIDPYALCSLLSQTKGFQTRAGCSCAGPYGHDLLGLEDDTPLQERPGWLRISIHYSQEIEDIDALLEAIKKSVKRLE is encoded by the coding sequence ATGAAACAGCTGTTCCGTCCACTGCTTGATCCAGGAGACAAATTAGAGCAGATAGGCCGCAATACGATCGGAGTACATAAAAAAACCTATTTTGATTTTACCGCGTCGGGATTGGCGTACGAGCCGATAGAAGCGCGCATACACGAAGTGCTTGAGACGTATGCGAATACCCATTCCAAAGAGGCGACTATGGCGGCAACGACGGATCGTTATTACCGTCATGCCCGAGAGCATTTAAAGGCATTGCTGGGACTGGACAGTTCATTTGCTTTGATGCCGTGCGGATGCGGTGCTACGGGAGCGGTAAAACGGCTTCAGGAGATACTGGGACTGTATATTCCGCCGGCAACACGCGCACGATACTCTTCTTTACCGCCGACGTATGAAATGCCTTTGGTTATCGTGGGACCGTATGAACACCATTCTAACGAGATCAGCTATCGGGAAGCTTTATGCGAGACGGTACGGGTCGGATTGAATGCCAGTGGGCTGGTTGACCTAGAACAGCTCGAAGAGATTTTAAAAATAAATGAAAATCGAGAGATTATCGGATCATTTTGTGTCGCTTCCAATGTGACGGGGACGATTACCCCTTATGAGCAGATATCGGAGATACTGCGCCGATATGGGGCAATTGTCTGTTTTGATGCGGCGGCTTCATCGCCGTATATGAATATCCCGTGTCATCTCTATGATGCGATGTTTTATTCGCCTCATAAACTCTTAGGCGGCCCCGGGTCATGCGGATTGCTGGCGGTTCGGAGAAATTTGTTCGATGCTGATGCCAAGCCGACCTTTGCGGGCGGAGGGACGGTACGCTATGTCAGCCGTACCAGCCACTATTTTGTAGACGGTATTGAAGATCGTGAAGATGCGGGAACTCCGGGGATATTGCAGCTTATTCGCGCCTCTTTGGCGTATCAGCTTAGAAACGAACTCGGATTCGGATGGATCGCTGCGAGGAAAAAATGTCTCTACGAGCGCTTTGTTGACGGGCTTAAAGAGATTGAGGGATCGACCTGCTACGGCTGTCGTAAGGCAGAGAATATCGGAATCGTGTCGTTTAATGTCAAAGGGATCGATCCCTATGCATTATGCTCGCTTCTATCTCAGACAAAAGGGTTTCAAACACGTGCAGGTTGTTCGTGTGCAGGGCCGTACGGACATGACCTATTAGGACTGGAGGATGATACGCCTCTTCAAGAGCGGCCGGGATGGCTGCGAATCAGTATCCATTATTCGCAAGAAATAGAAGATATCGATGCGTTATTGGAAGCGATTAAAAAATCAGTAAAGAGGCTCGAATGA